Part of the Aureitalea marina genome, TATATCCATCATCGTCCTCACAAATATTCTCAAACCCGGTTGGCGTTCCGTTATATCCGTCGGAGATGATCATCTTATCTTTCACGATCAAAGCTCCAACCTGTCTCCGCTCACAATAAGAGAGTTTACTCCACTCTATGGCCATTCTCAAATAGGCTATGTCGTATTGTCGCTGTTTAGCTTGATTCATATAGTTGATATGTAGCGAAATTAGGTCTTAGTTACAGTTGCTCAATGCAGACCCCTGTTAAATGTTTCTCAAATCCGGATCAGAAGATCCAATTTTCCACCAGCATGGGTAAACAGAGCGCAGTGACAGCCCCTGAAATGAAGATGATCCAGTCTCTTTGGGTCAGCTTGAGGGTTGTTCTGAAAAGAGCAGCAACGATCAAGACAACAAGAACGATGATAACCTGAGCCGTTTCTATTCCCAGGGCAAATTCTAACAAGGGCATGAAGGCCTGCTCGTCATTGATCTGAACAAAATATCTCCCAAACCCAAATCCATGAATCAAGCCAAAGAACAGGGTGACCCCATATATAACGCGCTGATCACTTTCTTGTTTGTCCAATTGGATCAAGGGGAATAAGGCAGCGATAAGGATAGAGACCGGTATTAGAAATTCTATCCAGCTGGAGGAAACACTGAGCCAACCATAATTGGTAATAAGCAGGGACAGGGAGTGCCCTAAAGTAAACAAGGTGACCAGTAGTAGTAATCGCTTCCACTGCGCCACCTGATAAGGTGCCGATAAGGCAACAAGAAACAGAACATGATCGTAGGCATTCCAATCCAGGACATGTTCCAGACCTAATTTAAAGTACAGCCAGAATTCTGACATTCGTTATTCATTTTGGACCTGCTTACAGGTCATCATCAACATACCATCCTCAATAGCTGCCTACCGTTGGGATCTCTACCTGTTCCACCAGATCTGAAGCTTGCAAATTCTTGGCAAATTGTGGCAATTCTATTTCCGGATCTAATTTATAATCTACCCAACCCGTTGCCGTACTACGGATCAATTCAAGCCCGTTAGCGGCTTCAAAGCCACGGATCGCATCCGGCTCAGAACCACTAACGAACTTGATTGTCAAAGTGCCTTTTTCTACCAGGAATTTATCGGCTCCATTTTCGGAAATCTGGTACCAATCACCATCCACCTTCTGATATTGCTTCCCGTTAAAATCTATAGTTCCGGAACAAGAAAACAAGCTAAAAAGTAGGAGCACAACTAAAAACCCCGATAGATCGGACTTCAAAAACGTCATAGTTGCCGTCCTTTAATTCTTTACAAATTTCTTGACGATGGAATCTCCTCCGGAAGTAACCCTGATGAGGTAAACACCAGAAGACAGATCCTGAACATCCAAAGTGGCTGTATTGCCTGAAATTCTGGAAGGTCGGATATTGT contains:
- a CDS encoding HupE/UreJ family protein, which produces MSEFWLYFKLGLEHVLDWNAYDHVLFLVALSAPYQVAQWKRLLLLVTLFTLGHSLSLLITNYGWLSVSSSWIEFLIPVSILIAALFPLIQLDKQESDQRVIYGVTLFFGLIHGFGFGRYFVQINDEQAFMPLLEFALGIETAQVIIVLVVLIVAALFRTTLKLTQRDWIIFISGAVTALCLPMLVENWIF